The sequence GGTCGGTGACTTCGAATCTGCTCGCGCGAagggagagaagatcttGGCTGAACTCGAGAAATCTTCATAAGTGCTAACCATGTAGATATAAAATCATGTGCCATTGCCTCTTGGGGTTGTCCCCGCGTGTTATTttaatctgagcttcatctgtTCCTTTTTGTATATGTGTCAGTACACCGGGTGCTCCGCTTTCATTTCATTTGTAAACGAATCAAGAGATCATGTTTCCTCGTCCACTCCACGGCGTATTCTTTTGTTGCCATTTCCGAGGCTGATGAGGGTGAATTCCCGGAGATTGACATggactgtacggagtacagtacaATGGAACTGAACTGAGCTGTCAGCCTTACGCACGATCAAGGCACGCCTTCATACTCAGAACAGACCTAACTTTACGTAAAAGATTTGGAATTCCCTCCAGGTTGAGTGTTTTGACAATTTCGAGCATGGCTTGGTGAGATGATTACGTGTTTTGCTATCGTAGGTCCAAGCAGAAAAGCTGAGGAGATGCTGCGTACATAAAGTAGCATTTTAGCTCGAAGCAGATTCTCGCCGAAATGAACGTTTCTGGTTACTCCGTCTGCTGCATGGCAGTCGATCCTTTAGAGGCTTAGAAGTTGCGCAAAAACGGGCCGTATCTGATCGGCACAGCCTCCTGACTGGAACCCGAACCTTACTCGGGGCTATCATCTGATTCGAGCAACTTTGAAGAGCTGAAAGTGGAGATCACAAGGCCATGGGCGAGGCTGGTGAGACGCTTCGTTTTCTCTCTTTCCTGAGTGGACgtgactttttttttttttttttttaatgtcCAAAGATGAATCGTCCAGAGGTGGCAAATAGTCCCATGCAGTGGTTCAGCAGGGCTCCGCGCTATACGAGATCTTGCCGACTTGAGATAGCGATTTTGTCGATGCAATGGCGAGCAGGCCGAAAAGATGATGCCTTCAAAAGCCGTAATAAAGCAGCTCCCGCCGGCTGATATCGAGATGATGGTCTGCAAGTCCTCGCTCTGTCGATATCTTTGTTGATTGCGTGGCATCGATTTGATTATCGTTGAACCTCGATACTGCCTACGATGAAAACATTTATACATATTACTGCATTTTCGTTTTCATTCCTAGGAGCAGTGCATGCAGTGCCCAGTCGCTCCCACTGTCGCTGTACTCCTTCGGACGGGTGCTGGCCCTCGGCAGCGAGATGGAAAGCTCTGAACGAATCCATTGATGGAAATCTCGTTGCGCTCAAGCCCGTCGGGAACGTATGCCATGACCCGACTTTCGACGAAAATGCGTGCGCAAAAATAACGGCAATGCAACAAGATTCAGTGTGGCGATCCCAAGTGCCCGGTGCAGTACAGTATATAAACTGGGAGACATGGCCagaaaaggaggaaaagTGCTACATTGATATGGATCGAAAGACTCCATGTGGTCAGGGCCAGATCTCAGAGTACTCCGCTGCGGTCCACACGCCCAAACATGTTCAGAACGCCGTGCGGTTTGCTGCTACGCATAATCTTCGACTTGCGGTGAAGAACACTGGGCATTGTTTCCTTGGACGTTCGGTGGCACCCGAGTCCCTCCAAATATTTACCCACCAGATGAAGGATATTAAATTCACAGATGAGTTTGTGCCCAAGGGCAAAAGGGATCGGCGGGCTGTTGGGTCTGCAGTTACAATTGGCGCTGGCGTGCAGCTTTCGGAATTGTATAAGGCGACAACAAAGGAAAACAAAGTTGTGGTTGCGGGCTTCGCTCACACCGTGGGAGCCGCTGGTGGGTATATCCAGGGCGGCGGACATTCAGCTTTGGGGCCGTGGAAAGGAATGGCTGTGGATAATGTGCTTGAATTCAACGTGGTGACAGCAAAGGCAAGTAATTCTCAAACGGGATGCAGTGCGTTAGGGTACGGTTCGCTAACATTAGAAGATGGGAATAGGGGGAACACATCACAGCCAACGACTATCAGAACCAGGACTTATTTTGGGCTCTCAGGGGTGGAGGAGGCGGTACTTTTGGTGTGGTGACCGACGTGACTCTGAGAACATTTACAGATGCACCCCTTGTTTCTGCGACTTTGAATATAACTCAGTTGGGTAACGCGAATGATTCGTATTGGGATGGAATAGAAAGGCTCCATGCTCGCCTCCCTGCTTTGAGCGATGAGGGAGGCTCTGGTTATTATTTCATGGTCCCGAATGTTCAGGTCCCCGGGATTGGACAGGCTGCCGGCGCGGGCGCTATCTTTTTCTTCGCAAATAATGATGATACCGCCAAAATCGACGAGGCGTTTGCACCGCTATTGTCATCCCTAGGCAATATACCGGGCCTCGAAGTGAGCTATGCATCTGAGCAGCTCCCCGGATCAAAATATGTCCTGGAGGGGCTAGTCGAGGGGTCAGACCAGACGGGAGTTGCAGCTACCCTCGGATCAAGGCTGGTATCTCGCAAGTTTCTCGAAGGCCAAACCGGGCCTTCTGACTTGGTGTCTGTGCTGAAGAAGCTAAAACATGACTCTGGCGCCCAAATACTCGGCAATTTCGTCGCCGGAGGCCAGGTTGCTAAGAACAAAGACGTGAAAGTTTCTCTCAATCCTGCCTGGAGGCGGGCGCTTGTGCACCTGATTTTCGTCCGTGGCTGGGACAAGAAAACCACTTTTGCGGAGCAGCGTGCTATTCAATCCAACGTGACGAACGTCGAAGTTCCGATGTTCAAGAAACTAGAACCAGACATGGGTGCGTACACCAATGAAGCAGACCCGTACGAAAAGGATTTCCAGGAGAGCTTCTGGGGCGAGAATTATCCGCGACTATATgagctgaagaagaaatgggacCCGAAAGGTCTTTTCATTGTTCGCTCGGGTGTAGGAAGCGAGGACTGGGACGAGTACGGATTATGCCGGGTGCGATGGCGTGACTGAAAGAGTAAAACCATTCAGCCTGATTGCGTTAAACTTGGATGTCAACACGGGCTTTGTCACTTTGGCTTGCACATCAAGCCCTTCCTTTCGGAAAATTTGCATTGCTTTAATAGAACCGGATAACTTCATTTAATCAATAAGAGCTCAAATAGTGACCAAGTTCGGCCTGCTGGCCCATTCTCAGCCATCTACCCCGTGCCCCATGCCCGTAGTCAACGATCCCCCAGCCATTCTGCATGCTCAGATCGTGCCGAAGCCTGCGCGGTTGATCTGCCCGCTTGATGGATAGCGCTCCGATCACGTGCGTGTTCGCTCTGGAGTGCGGGGAAATGGCAATCACCGGGCTGGGACTTACCCCAACTCCGGGTTGACTGGTCTGGTGCTGCAACTCGCCGCCGGTTGCAATTGTCAATTGCTCTTCATTGGAATGCCATAGAGGCCTGCGTGAGACTCGCGCACCCCTAATTGCTTGCTAGACTCTTTGTTCTACTTGATGAAGTTACTCTTCCCATTCAACGCTCCACTCGCGCCATCGGACATGAGTCTGACTGCGATCACCTCAACTTCCCGCAAAGCCCGTTCTTCGTACCTCGCCCTCTACTCAGTCAGACGCAGGATATCAACAAGCTCTTCTCGGTCCTCTCAGTTCCACCGCTCTGATTTTACAGGACAACCGTTTACCGGCAGCTATGAGACGGGGCTCCCCACCTCTGGCCCGCTGGGCTCCGCGCCATCCTTTGGCGCTCCACGGTTGACCCCCAAGATGCTAAAGCAGCATTTGGACCAGTTTGTTGTTGGCCAGGATAGAGCTAAAAAGGTTCTAAGCGTCGCCGTCTACAATCATTACCAAAGAGTCCAGGAGCTGCAGAGAAGAGCTGAAGAGCACGAGGCGTTCCTGGCACGACAGGCGAGGAGGGAAGCTGTAGAAGGCCACCCTCTGGAGTGTGCGTGGTTTTAATCTGCCATTGTTTTCCCTGTCTTGTAGTACCACTTGATTGCTGTTAATGTGCTAATGGGTTTCGGTTTACAGCTGAATTCCCAGGTCAGCAGCGGACCATTTCTCTCCCGCCTTGTGAATATAGTGATGACCTTTCACCGCCAGGGACTGATAGTCTCGTTGATACAACTCCTCTCATGCTGGAAAAATCCAACATCTTGTTATTAGGACCGTCAGGGGTTGGCAAAACTCTCATGGCGAAGACGCTAGCACGTGTGCTCTCGGTACCTTTCAGCATGTCTGACTGCACACCATTCACCCAGGCTGGCTATATTGGAGAAGATGCAGATGTCTGTGTGCATCGATTGCTGGCTGCTGCAAACTATGATGTGGCACAAGCAGAGCATGGCATCATTTGCCTTGACGAAGTGGATAAAATTGCTACTGCGAAAGTTAGTCATGGTAAAGATGTCAGCGGAGAAGGCGTGCAACAAGCTCTCTTGAAGATTATCGAGGGAACTACAGTTCAGGTTCAAGCTAAGCCAGAGAAAAACGCGCCTCGCCATGGAGGATCCCCGACCAACTTTCCTGGTACTAGTCTCGGAGGCTCATCGTTCTCTTCATCAACTCAAGGGCCATCTGGAAAAGCTGAGGTTTATAATGTCCGAACGGACAATATCCTCTTTATCTTCTCCGGAGCATTTGTAGGGCTTCAGAAGATCGTTATGGATCGTATATCACGCGGGTCAATGGGATTTGGCCAGCCTGTTCGTTCTTCCGCGAATCCTTTCAGCTCGCATAACTGGTCTTCACACAACGCACCAATACCTATCCGTCCAGGTTCCGAGGAAGAAGCTCTCTACAAGAAGCATCTCCCCTTTTTTACACCTTCCCAGACCCCTTCGGTTGCTGGCACCGAAGAAGAGCCACAATATTTCAACCCCCTTGATCTTCTGACCCCTCCTGACTTACAGTCATATGGCTTCATTCCTGAGCTTGTCGGTCGTATTCCTATAACCACCGCTCTATCCCCCCTATCCCAAAATCTTCTGCTACGTATCCTCACAGAGCCACGGAATTCCCTAGTAAACCAATACACTACTTTATTCGCCCTGTCTGGGATCGAGCTGCGTTTCACCACGGCCGCGCTACACAAAATTGCAGCCAACGCCTTCGCAGTATCTACCGGAGCTCGTGCTCTACGCACGGAAATGGAGACAATCCTTGGCGACGCCATGTTCGAAGCTCCGGGGTCAAGCGTGAAGTTTGTCCTTGTCACGGAAGCCGTCGCTGCCCGGAAGGAGAAAGCTGTGTATCTTGCCCGTGGCCAGGGAGGCAAATTCCACGCTATGATCGCAGCGGAAGAAAGCGCATGGGAAGAGAAAGCGAAGAAGGAGAAAGTCGAGCGGGAAAGAAAAGACCAAGCAAATAGCTTTGAGGAATGGAGACGGAGCTCTGCTGTTGGAGGGTTCTCATGATggctctcttttttttgctaTGGTTTGGTTTGTGATATTTATGTGTAATGGGCATTACTTTTTGGTACTATCAGTGTTTAAGGGATGGTTATGTTGGGGAGTTTCAGCATCAGGGCTGCATCAGGCGCTAatgtttttattttcttttctgcgAGCAGCcatatatttcttctgtgtAGCAGGCATAAGAACTTAGCCATTCTTAGTTCTGTGAATAGTGCACTTTGACAGCATGGCATGCTATGTTGCCTGTTTGGTTCAGTTTATGGGAAATGTAATAATATTTAGACCTAGGTGAACCACAA is a genomic window of Coccidioides posadasii str. Silveira chromosome 3, complete sequence containing:
- a CDS encoding uncharacterized protein (EggNog:ENOG410PFXS~COG:O~BUSCO:5007at33183), producing MKLLFPFNAPLAPSDMSLTAITSTSRKARSSYLALYSVRRRISTSSSRSSQFHRSDFTGQPFTGSYETGLPTSGPLGSAPSFGAPRLTPKMLKQHLDQFVVGQDRAKKVLSVAVYNHYQRVQELQRRAEEHEAFLARQARREAVEGHPLESEFPGQQRTISLPPCEYSDDLSPPGTDSLVDTTPLMLEKSNILLLGPSGVGKTLMAKTLARVLSVPFSMSDCTPFTQAGYIGEDADVCVHRLLAAANYDVAQAEHGIICLDEVDKIATAKVSHGKDVSGEGVQQALLKIIEGTTVQVQAKPEKNAPRHGGSPTNFPGTSLGGSSFSSSTQGPSGKAEVYNVRTDNILFIFSGAFVGLQKIVMDRISRGSMGFGQPVRSSANPFSSHNWSSHNAPIPIRPGSEEEALYKKHLPFFTPSQTPSVAGTEEEPQYFNPLDLLTPPDLQSYGFIPELVGRIPITTALSPLSQNLLLRILTEPRNSLVNQYTTLFALSGIELRFTTAALHKIAANAFAVSTGARALRTEMETILGDAMFEAPGSSVKFVLVTEAVAARKEKAVYLARGQGGKFHAMIAAEESAWEEKAKKEKVERERKDQANSFEEWRRSSAVGGFS
- a CDS encoding uncharacterized protein (CAZy:AA7~SECRETED:SignalP(1-20)~EggNog:ENOG410PMRM~COG:S), giving the protein MKTFIHITAFSFSFLGAVHAVPSRSHCRCTPSDGCWPSAARWKALNESIDGNLVALKPVGNVCHDPTFDENACAKITAMQQDSVWRSQVPGAVQYINWETWPEKEEKCYIDMDRKTPCGQGQISEYSAAVHTPKHVQNAVRFAATHNLRLAVKNTGHCFLGRSVAPESLQIFTHQMKDIKFTDEFVPKGKRDRRAVGSAVTIGAGVQLSELYKATTKENKVVVAGFAHTVGAAGGYIQGGGHSALGPWKGMAVDNVLEFNVVTAKGEHITANDYQNQDLFWALRGGGGGTFGVVTDVTLRTFTDAPLVSATLNITQLGNANDSYWDGIERLHARLPALSDEGGSGYYFMVPNVQVPGIGQAAGAGAIFFFANNDDTAKIDEAFAPLLSSLGNIPGLEVSYASEQLPGSKYVLEGLVEGSDQTGVAATLGSRLVSRKFLEGQTGPSDLVSVLKKLKHDSGAQILGNFVAGGQVAKNKDVKVSLNPAWRRALVHLIFVRGWDKKTTFAEQRAIQSNVTNVEVPMFKKLEPDMGAYTNEADPYEKDFQESFWGENYPRLYELKKKWDPKGLFIVRSGVGSEDWDEYGLCRVRWRD